From the genome of Papaver somniferum cultivar HN1 chromosome 2, ASM357369v1, whole genome shotgun sequence, one region includes:
- the LOC113351582 gene encoding E3 ubiquitin-protein ligase RGLG2-like, protein MGNKLSRCFRFLADEYYFFIKIERIVADYTFGNLKPRIKVSEGLRELLNGESVNLIFGICFNRSQGWTVRENNLHYIDRKEKNNPNAYERAIAIIGRTINDIHADNQSIYCFGFGDATTHHLEIFRFSDEPCEGVDEALMQYRHAAKNARPTERVSYGPIIRKATCIAGEKRDQHHLLVILASETVSRSFDTKRGQLSLDEKNTYHVIKDARKFRFSIVLVGVGERQMTT, encoded by the exons ATGGGGAACAAGTTGTCACGCTGT TTCAGATTTCTAGCAGATGAGtattatttttttatcaaaattgaAAGAATCGTAGCAGATTATACTTTTGGAAACCTGAAACCAAGAATTAAG GTTTCAGAAGGTCTGAGAGAACTATTAAATGGCGAATCAGTTAACCTCATATTTGGAATCTGTTTCAATAGAAGTCAGGGCTGGACAG TGAGGGAGAACAATTTACATTACATAGACCGTAAAGAAAAAAACAACCCGAACGCCTATGAAAGAGCCATAGCTATTATCGGCAGAACAATAAATGACATCCATGCGGATAATCAGTCAATATATTGCTTTGGCTTTGGGGATG CTACGACACATCACCTGGAAATCTTTAGATTTTCTGATGAGCCCTGCGAAGGAGTTGACGAAGCATTAATGCAATACAGACATGCTGCAAAAAATGCACGACCTACAG AAAGAGTATCCTACGGTCCAATTATTCGTAAGGCCACCTGCATAGCTGGTGAAAAGCGTGACCAGCACCATTTGTTGGTTATACTTGCTAGTGAGACG GTATCAAGGAGTTTTGATACGAAGCGTGGACAGCTAAGCCTTGACGAGAAAAATACTTACCATGTAATTAAGGACGCAAG AAAATTTCGTTTCTCAATTGTCCTGGTTGGCGTTGGGGAGAGACAAATGACAACATGA